The following proteins come from a genomic window of Bacteroidota bacterium:
- a CDS encoding PKD domain-containing protein: MKTKISTFLSLFFITTSLLAQINQEIQYEWAVNFGGTSDEVAKSIAIDPSGNIYTVGNFEGTVDFNPDPTGVFNLTSNGYTDIFVTKMDSLGNLLWAKNFGGSSNDYRSCIAIDTAGYIVITGKFYGTSDFDPGVGTFNLSSNGATDIFVCKLSSSGYFIWAKSFGSSNEDWGNSIEVNTAGEIYVSGIFNEIVDFDPGVGVHNLIGTYANFILILDASGNFEWAAYLSEYSNQMFNLSLDPYGNIYATGLFDHPHDFDPGPGAFYLPTSSSFYDFFIIKFDKYHNFKWVKSIGGYYFGRTSDIVADTAGNVYICGYFEGMADFNPDSSYYYLNSNEGEYAAFILKLDSSGSFVWAKHIVGTSDVYAHSIELDNNGNIYIAGNFEDTTDFKPGTGIYNLTTSGGSDFFILKLDEAGNFFWCESFGGTSDDYAYSLHVDSIGNIHVAGAFENTVNFDPGAGVSNITSAGNSDAFVFKLSQTQPLIANFYATDTLFNFGDTIKFYEISNAEPNSWYWDFGDGTFDNIQNPAHVYQSTGTYSVTLIVSDGTNIDTLIKTNYIDIIVPASTESEVPEFEWVQTWGGSDNDVGKQVLLDTDGNVYIISHFRETADFDPGVGVSNLTSVGMYDYSISKFDKSGNFIWVRSFGSSANDYYSSDIDSLGNVYTAGFFNGTFDTDPGSGVYNLTSSGENDIFIHKIDSSGSFLWSKRIGGILNDGIQRLQLDASGNILVSGYFNGTVDFDPGFGTNYLTANGSNSKFISKFDSSGNLIWALDKGTQYDFLNNSDAQGNIYFSGIFENTFDFDPGPGVYNLTSNGSQNMFISKFDNNGNIVWAKSFDGTGNQMGRLVVDSEGNIYATGRLWGTTDLDPDTSVYTLSSNGEGDVFILKMNASGSLIWAKNMGGYNGDYSYSIALDADENIYTTGTFGGGVQIADYDPGPEVYNIITNGNHDLFISKLDSGGNFVWAVSMGGVGGDDCGNDIFVDNAGKVYVTGIFEYNVDFDPGPGVANRSASGPYDAFVLKLSQKLKAQFVASETEIFIGDTVQFTDLSNGNPTIWFWDFGDGVTDTIQNPIHIYQTNGTFSVSLTVSEGTNVDSLLKADYISVSHLQANFIASDTMVAIGETVQFADLTAGNPSSWFWDFGDGSTSTLQNPTHSYQNLGSYTVTLIATDSVYTDTLTIYNYIVVSDLQANFMASASLIPLGETINFTDLSTGNPISWLWEFGDGTTASIQNPSHIYQDTGTYTVSLIISNGMYSDLFVLVNYIVVSSLNANFEASETISHINETINFTDLSTGNPTNWLWDFGDGTISTAQNPSHTFQSTGFYSVKLAVSNSLETDSIEFMNYIEIIPITFPYGWFYSITSTSHIIIVSSSTEISINNIPIENGDYIGVFYDSLNTLACGGYLMWEGSSTVINAWYEDEGYDGFAVGEEFKWKIWDASKNITYDANADYMPVPPMTDQQYFVLNGSSGLVSLTALDSQIIDLPLGWSIFSTYINPFYPDISDLMAPIISDIEMVKSGTGLVFWPAFSINQIGDLTLGQGYQVKTLSSTNLIVYGSICEPIITPVSINSGWNLIGYLRTSPSPIDSMLSSIVNEIVLAKNGFGLVYWPIYGINNIGDMIPGEGYQVKMTNFVSLTYPPN, translated from the coding sequence ATGAAAACAAAAATTTCTACTTTTTTAAGCCTATTTTTTATTACTACAAGCCTTTTGGCACAAATAAATCAGGAAATTCAATATGAATGGGCTGTTAACTTTGGCGGAACAAGTGATGAAGTTGCAAAATCTATTGCAATTGATCCTTCCGGAAATATTTATACTGTTGGGAATTTTGAAGGCACAGTTGACTTCAACCCCGATCCAACGGGAGTTTTTAACCTTACTTCAAATGGATATACAGATATATTTGTTACAAAAATGGATTCTTTGGGCAATTTGTTGTGGGCAAAAAATTTTGGTGGTAGTTCAAATGATTATAGAAGTTGCATTGCGATTGATACGGCAGGATATATTGTTATCACAGGGAAGTTCTATGGAACTTCAGATTTCGACCCCGGAGTTGGAACTTTTAATCTTAGTTCAAATGGAGCTACGGATATTTTTGTTTGCAAATTAAGCTCTTCAGGATACTTTATTTGGGCTAAAAGCTTTGGAAGTTCTAATGAGGATTGGGGAAATTCAATAGAAGTAAATACTGCTGGAGAAATTTATGTTTCCGGAATATTTAACGAAATTGTTGATTTCGATCCCGGAGTCGGAGTCCATAATCTTATTGGTACTTATGCCAATTTTATACTAATTTTAGACGCATCAGGAAATTTTGAATGGGCAGCCTACCTTAGTGAATATTCAAATCAAATGTTTAATCTATCTCTTGATCCATATGGGAACATATATGCAACCGGACTTTTCGATCATCCTCATGATTTTGACCCTGGACCTGGTGCATTTTATTTGCCCACCTCCTCAAGTTTTTACGATTTTTTCATCATAAAATTTGACAAGTATCATAATTTTAAATGGGTAAAATCTATCGGCGGTTATTATTTTGGCAGAACATCAGATATTGTGGCAGATACGGCAGGAAATGTTTACATCTGCGGGTATTTTGAAGGAATGGCAGATTTCAATCCAGACTCAAGTTATTATTATTTAAATTCAAATGAAGGAGAATATGCTGCTTTCATTTTAAAATTGGATAGTTCCGGGAGTTTTGTTTGGGCAAAACATATAGTCGGAACCTCTGATGTTTACGCTCATTCAATTGAGTTGGATAACAACGGAAATATTTATATAGCTGGCAATTTTGAAGACACAACAGATTTCAAGCCCGGAACCGGAATTTATAATCTTACTACAAGTGGAGGATCAGATTTTTTCATTTTAAAACTTGATGAAGCCGGCAATTTTTTCTGGTGCGAAAGTTTTGGCGGAACTTCAGATGATTATGCATACTCCTTGCATGTTGATTCTATTGGAAATATTCATGTAGCCGGAGCATTTGAAAACACTGTCAATTTTGACCCGGGTGCAGGAGTTTCGAATATTACATCTGCCGGAAACAGCGACGCTTTTGTATTTAAACTTTCTCAAACTCAACCTCTTATAGCAAATTTTTATGCCACCGACACATTATTTAATTTTGGCGACACAATCAAATTTTATGAGATCTCCAATGCCGAGCCAAATTCCTGGTATTGGGATTTTGGCGATGGCACATTCGACAATATTCAAAATCCGGCACATGTCTATCAAAGCACAGGCACATATTCAGTTACATTAATTGTTTCTGACGGAACGAATATTGATACCTTAATTAAAACCAACTATATTGATATAATCGTTCCTGCAAGTACTGAATCAGAAGTACCCGAATTTGAATGGGTACAAACATGGGGAGGATCTGATAATGACGTAGGCAAACAAGTTTTACTCGATACCGATGGCAATGTGTATATTATTAGTCATTTTAGAGAAACTGCAGATTTCGATCCCGGTGTAGGAGTCTCAAATTTAACATCGGTTGGAATGTATGATTATTCAATATCAAAATTTGATAAGTCCGGCAATTTTATTTGGGTAAGAAGTTTCGGTAGTAGTGCAAATGATTATTATAGCTCAGATATTGATTCATTAGGCAATGTTTATACAGCCGGTTTTTTCAATGGAACATTCGATACTGACCCGGGCAGTGGGGTTTATAATCTCACTTCAAGTGGAGAAAATGATATTTTTATTCATAAAATTGATTCGTCGGGGAGTTTCCTTTGGTCGAAAAGAATTGGAGGAATTCTAAACGATGGCATTCAAAGATTACAATTAGATGCCTCCGGAAACATTTTAGTATCGGGCTATTTCAACGGAACAGTCGATTTTGATCCGGGTTTTGGCACGAATTATCTTACTGCAAATGGAAGCAACTCTAAGTTCATTTCAAAATTTGATTCTTCAGGCAACTTAATTTGGGCATTGGACAAGGGCACACAATACGATTTTTTAAACAATAGTGATGCTCAGGGAAATATTTATTTCTCTGGCATTTTCGAAAATACATTTGATTTTGATCCTGGCCCGGGAGTCTATAATCTTACATCAAATGGATCTCAGAATATGTTTATATCAAAATTTGATAATAACGGAAACATTGTTTGGGCAAAATCATTTGATGGAACAGGCAATCAAATGGGAAGGCTTGTAGTTGATTCAGAAGGAAACATTTATGCTACAGGACGATTATGGGGAACTACAGACTTGGATCCTGATACATCCGTATATACTCTAAGCTCAAATGGAGAAGGAGATGTTTTTATCCTAAAAATGAATGCATCAGGGAGTTTAATCTGGGCAAAAAATATGGGTGGATATAATGGCGATTATTCTTATTCAATTGCACTGGATGCGGACGAGAATATATATACTACGGGTACTTTTGGAGGTGGTGTACAGATTGCAGACTACGACCCCGGACCAGAAGTTTATAACATTATAACAAATGGAAATCATGACCTTTTTATCTCAAAATTAGATTCTGGTGGAAATTTTGTTTGGGCAGTAAGTATGGGAGGTGTCGGTGGAGACGATTGTGGGAACGATATTTTTGTTGATAATGCCGGCAAAGTTTATGTTACCGGAATTTTTGAGTATAATGTCGATTTCGACCCAGGTCCAGGAGTAGCAAATAGGAGTGCCAGTGGTCCATATGATGCTTTTGTTTTAAAACTTTCGCAAAAACTAAAAGCACAATTTGTCGCCTCTGAGACAGAAATTTTTATTGGTGATACTGTTCAGTTTACTGATTTAAGCAATGGAAATCCAACAATCTGGTTTTGGGATTTTGGTGATGGAGTAACTGACACAATCCAGAATCCAATTCATATTTACCAAACTAATGGCACATTTTCAGTTTCTCTAACAGTTTCGGAAGGTACAAATGTCGATAGCCTTCTCAAAGCAGATTATATTTCTGTTAGCCATCTGCAAGCCAATTTCATTGCCTCAGACACTATGGTTGCAATTGGAGAAACAGTTCAATTTGCTGATTTGACAGCAGGAAATCCAAGCAGTTGGTTTTGGGATTTTGGTGATGGTAGTACGAGTACTTTGCAAAATCCAACCCATTCCTACCAAAATTTAGGAAGCTATACTGTTACGTTAATTGCTACAGATTCGGTTTATACAGACACCCTTACAATATACAACTATATCGTTGTAAGCGATTTACAGGCAAATTTCATGGCTTCTGCATCATTAATTCCATTAGGCGAAACAATCAATTTTACAGATCTAAGTACAGGCAACCCTATAAGTTGGCTATGGGAGTTTGGTGATGGGACCACAGCAAGCATTCAAAACCCTTCACACATCTATCAAGACACAGGAACTTATACAGTATCTTTGATTATTTCAAATGGCATGTATTCCGACCTGTTTGTTTTGGTGAATTACATCGTTGTCAGTTCATTGAATGCAAATTTTGAAGCATCCGAAACCATCAGCCACATAAATGAGACCATAAATTTTACAGATTTAAGCACTGGAAATCCAACAAATTGGCTTTGGGATTTTGGTGATGGAACTATAAGTACAGCACAAAACCCGTCGCATACATTTCAATCTACCGGATTTTATTCTGTTAAGCTCGCTGTTTCCAATTCATTAGAAACCGATTCTATAGAATTCATGAACTATATTGAAATTATACCCATCACATTTCCATACGGTTGGTTTTACTCTATCACAAGTACCAGTCATATAATCATAGTTTCGAGTAGCACAGAAATTTCTATAAATAATATTCCTATTGAAAATGGCGATTATATAGGGGTTTTTTACGATTCGCTCAATACATTGGCTTGTGGCGGATATCTAATGTGGGAAGGTTCATCTACTGTAATTAATGCCTGGTACGAAGACGAAGGTTATGACGGTTTTGCAGTAGGTGAAGAGTTTAAATGGAAAATCTGGGATGCTTCAAAAAATATCACCTATGATGCCAATGCCGATTACATGCCCGTTCCGCCAATGACCGACCAACAATACTTTGTTTTAAATGGCTCAAGTGGTTTAGTATCATTAACTGCATTAGATTCTCAAATAATTGATTTGCCTTTGGGATGGAGCATTTTTTCAACATATATAAATCCTTTTTATCCAGATATTTCTGACCTTATGGCTCCAATTATTTCCGATATCGAAATGGTCAAAAGTGGAACTGGCTTAGTTTTCTGGCCGGCATTTTCTATTAATCAAATTGGTGACCTTACTTTAGGCCAAGGATATCAGGTAAAAACTTTAAGTTCAACAAACCTTATTGTTTATGGTAGCATTTGTGAACCGATAATTACACCGGTTTCTATAAATTCAGGCTGGAACCTGATTGGCTATTTAAGAACAAGCCCCTCTCCTATCGACAGTATGTTAAGTTCTATAGTAAATGAAATTGTTTTAGCAAAAAATGGTTTCGGATTGGTCTATTGGCCAATATATGGAATAAACAACATTGGAGATATGATTCCGGGCGAAGGCTATCAGGTGAAGATGACGAATTTTGTTAGCTTGACTTATCCTCCAAACTAA